AACGTTCCCATTGGAAATCCGGCTCGAACCCGCTGAGCAGCAGGAACTGGCTGCCGAGTTCATCGCGCATCAAATAGAGCCGCAGCCGCAGCGGGCGGTAGTTCGACAGGTGATCCTGATCGAAGTAGATGGTGGGACGCCGGGAGCGGTAGTCCAGCAGCTCGTCGACATCGAAACTTGCGACGACCTCGTGCTCGAGGGTGTCCAGCAGGTACTCCGTGAACTGCGACACCGCGGAACCCGCGTCGGCAAACCCGGTCAACCCGGCGACAAGGTGCAGCCCTGTCGGCACCTCGGCGGTGTCAAGCAGCACTTCATACAGGCCGGACGGATCTTGCATATTTCCAGCCTAAGCCGCGGGCACGCACACGGGCGCCTACTGGGTCATGCCGAGAGCGAACAGCAGGCCTGGTCGGTGCGTCGACGATGGCGCCCACGCAATCAGGGATCGATACCATGACCGGATGCTTCCTTCACTTTCGCTCACCGATTCAGTCCCGTCCACCGTCGATGTCCTGGTGCTCGGCGTGAAGAAGGGCCCCGACGGGCCTGAGTTGGCAAGTGAGGACGGGCAGTACGCAGCACTCGCTGGTTCACTGGCCGGCATCGGGTCGACTGGCGCGTCGGACGAGCTGCTGCGGGTTCCCGCGAGCACGGTCGACGGTCCGAGCCTGGCGCTCATTGGACTCGGTTCGAATCCCGATGCGCGGGCACTGCGGGCGGCGGCCGGATCGGCCACTCGCCAGCTCCGCGGCATCCGTTCGGTCGCCTTCCAACTGCCCGCATCCTCGGATGCCGACGTGATCGCGATCGCCGAAGGTGCCCTGATCGGTGCCTACCGGTACACCACGTACCGGTCCGCAAGCCTGGAGTCGACGAAGACGCCGGCCGACGAGGTCACCGTGGTCGCCGCGGTGACCGACGCGGATGCCGTAAAGACTCGGGCTCTCGCCACCGCGACCGCGATCAGCCAGGTTCGCGACCTGGTGAACGCTCCCCCGTCGCACCTGTACCCGGCGACGTTCGCCGACACCGCGCTCGAGCTCGCGGCCGGTCTGCCGGTCGAGGTCACCGTGCTGACCGAGCCTGAGCTGGCGGACGGCGGGTATGGAGGCATTCTCGGCGTGGGCCAAGGGTCGACCAGGGGCCCGCGGATGGTGAAGGTGACCTACCAGCCGGAAGGCGCCGCGAAGCATCTCGCCCTGGTGGGCAAGGGGATCACCTTCGACTCCGGTGGGCTGTCGCTGAAGCCCGCGGCCTCGATGGTCGGGATGAAGGAGGACATGACAGGTGCGGCCACCGCGCTCGCCGTCGTGCTCGCCGCCGCCCGCATCGGCCTGAATGTGCGCCTCACCGCATGGCTGTGCCTGGCCGAGAACCTGCCCTCGGGTTCGGCCATCCGCCCGAACGACGTGCTGACCATGCGCGGCGGAACCACCGTCGAGGTGCTGAACACGGACGCCGAGGGGCGCCTCGTCCTCGCGGACGGCCTCGTCGCCGCGAGCGAGGAGCAGCCGGACGCGATCATCGACGTCGCCACCCTCACCGGAGCAGCCCTCGTCGCGCTCGGCGACCGGGTCGTCGGCGCGATGGGTGACGCCGACCTCGTCCGCGAACTGGTTGATGTCGCCGATGCGCAGGGTGAGGAGTTCTGGCACATGCCA
The Diaminobutyricimonas sp. LJ205 genome window above contains:
- a CDS encoding leucyl aminopeptidase yields the protein MLPSLSLTDSVPSTVDVLVLGVKKGPDGPELASEDGQYAALAGSLAGIGSTGASDELLRVPASTVDGPSLALIGLGSNPDARALRAAAGSATRQLRGIRSVAFQLPASSDADVIAIAEGALIGAYRYTTYRSASLESTKTPADEVTVVAAVTDADAVKTRALATATAISQVRDLVNAPPSHLYPATFADTALELAAGLPVEVTVLTEPELADGGYGGILGVGQGSTRGPRMVKVTYQPEGAAKHLALVGKGITFDSGGLSLKPAASMVGMKEDMTGAATALAVVLAAARIGLNVRLTAWLCLAENLPSGSAIRPNDVLTMRGGTTVEVLNTDAEGRLVLADGLVAASEEQPDAIIDVATLTGAALVALGDRVVGAMGDADLVRELVDVADAQGEEFWHMPLPGHLREILNSDVADIVNSKPGNRNAGMLVGGVFLKEFIGTRPDGTPIPWAHLDIAGPASTSSPRGFLGKGPSGVTVLTLVALADRYSRA